Proteins encoded together in one Telopea speciosissima isolate NSW1024214 ecotype Mountain lineage chromosome 6, Tspe_v1, whole genome shotgun sequence window:
- the LOC122665520 gene encoding uncharacterized protein LOC122665520: MNAKIEALEKGNTPEESFRPGQHPFTAEIMRAELPRGFKPPTFEAYNEKGDPNDHISYFNAIMTMYGGSDVLSCRSFPTSLKGPAVLWFGKLKPNSIRSFTELARTFVSRFQSSSKQKKIAANLLAVKQRPDESIRDYITRFNGESLEIKDLDDAMAFNALHNGVTNHDLVKSFALDLVTTMPQLLDRCY; encoded by the coding sequence ATGAATGCCAAGATTGAGGCCTTGGAGAAGGGCAACACTCCCGAGGAGAGTTTTAGACCTGGTCAACACCCCTTTACAGCCGAAATCATGAGGGCTGAACTCCCTAGGGGCTTCAAGCCTCCCACTTTTGAGGCCTATAATGAGAAGGGCGACCCCAACGACCACATCAGCTACTTTAATGCCATAATGACCATGTATGGTGGGTCTGATGTCCTGTCGTGCCGCTCCTTCCCCACCTCCTTGAAGGGGCCAGCAGTGCTCTGGTTTGGTAAGCTAAAGCCCAACTCCATCAGAAGCTTCACCGAGTTGGCTAGGACGTTCGTGAGCCGCTTTCAGAGCAGCAGCAAGCAAAAGAAGATTGCTGCCAACCTATTGGCCGTCAAGCAGCGACCTGATGAGTCCATTAGGGATTACATCACCCGCTTCAATGGGGAAAGCTTAGAGATCAAGGACCTAGATGATGCAATGGCCTTCAATGCCTTGCATAACGGGGTCACCAACCATGACTTGGTGAAGTCGTTTGCCCTGGATCTAGTAACCACCATGCCACAGTTGCTGGACCGCTGCTATTAG